Proteins encoded within one genomic window of Eleutherodactylus coqui strain aEleCoq1 chromosome 1, aEleCoq1.hap1, whole genome shotgun sequence:
- the NXPE3 gene encoding NXPE family member 3, which translates to MLEYLQKMWCTFYRIQLCFVLVFLVVVLVLVSNIHLVEHLNHRMGLEPEWTEVRSDAAHSLSPVNRKRYCDYRMQILSKSEYEEQKALLKVLEWPGPPHPKIEFMKSTDAAHSHFVILQSQSSFKVGDLLEVLVRMYDFEGNPKHYGGDYLQAKIHSPLLRAGAVGKVSDHQNGFYSVHFALLWPGRVTVSVILVHPSEGIQVLQQLREDKPDRVYFKSLFRSGDFSETTICNVCLPKKQPVCNYTDLKTGEPWFCYKPDKLSCSSRVNHAKGGYVKNLLTFHDNMFFQSGVNIKAPILASGPDTVTVHPWKVKEKSFLDSSKFLPSGYYYRDQWMSERSILWQYDKPSDITDCLQGKVLHLFGDSTIRQWFEYLTDVVPDLQLFDLGSPKNVGPFLSVDVNHNIMLKFRCHGPPIRFSTVSSNELRYIANELDGIVGGKNTVVAITIWSHFSTFPVEVYIRRLRNIRAALLRLLERSPDTAVIIRSANVQELGPEVSLFNSDWYSLQLDTVMRAMFSGLRIKIVDAWEMSLAHHLPHALHPDRVIVKNQIDEFLSFICPN; encoded by the exons ATGTTGgagtatcttcaaaaaatgtggtGCACCTTCTACAGGATCCAGTTATGTTTTGTGCTTGTCTTCTTGGTGGTGGTGCTGGTGTTGGTTAGTAATATCCATCTGGTAGAG CATCTGAATCATAGGATGGGTCTGGAGCCAGAATGGACAGAAGTGCGCAGTGATGCCGCTCATTCTCTATCGCCAGTCAACAGGAAACGTTACTGTGATTATCGGATGCAAATTCTGTCCAAgtctgagtatgaagaacagaaagCCCTACTGAAAGTCTTGGAATGGCCCGGGCCACCGCATCCTAAGATTGAGTTTATGAAGAGTACAGATGCTGCTCATAGTCATTTTGTCATCTTACAGTCCCAGTCGTCATTTAAAGTGGGGGATCTACTGGAAGTGCTAGTGAGAATGTATGATTTTGAAGGAAATCCAAAACACTATGGAGGAGATTATTTGCAAGCAAAAATCCATTCTCCTTTGCTGAGAGCTGGTGCAGTGGGCAAGGTCTCGGACCATCAGAATGGGTTCTATAGCGTGCACTTTGCATTACTTTGGCCTGGTAGGGTGACTGTTTCAGTGATTCTTGTTCACCCAAGTGAAGGAATTCAAGTTCTTCAACAATTACGCGAAGACAAACCAGATCGAGTTTACTTTAAAAGTCTCTTCCGTTCGGGTGACTTTTCTGAAACCACAATATGTAATGTTTGTCTGCCTAAGAAGCAACCAGTATGCAATTACACAGACCTTAAGACCGGAGAGCCGTGGTTCTGCTACAAGCCAGACAAGTTATCTTGCTCAAGTCGAGTCAATCATGCTAAAGGAGGCTATGTGAAAAATCTCCTGACCTTCCATGATAACATGTTTTTTcaaag TGGTGTGAACATTAAAGCACCCATCCTGGCAAGTGGCCCTGACACGGTGACCGTACATCCTTGGAAAGTGAAAG AGAAATCTTTTCTTGACAGCTCTAAGTTTCTCCCCTCGGGGTATTACTATAGAGACCAGTGGATGTCTGAGAGATCTATACTGTGGCAGTATGACAAGCCCTctgacatcactgactgtctaCAAGGGAAGGTGCTGCATTTGTTTGGAGACTCGACAATAAGACAGTGGTTTGAATATCTCACAGATGTTGTGCCAG ACCTGCAGTTATTTGACTTGGGGAGCCCTAAGAATGTTGGTCCATTCTTGTCTGTTGATGTCAACCATAATATAATGCTGAAATTCCGCTGTCATGGGCCACCTATTCGCTTCTCAACGGTGTCAAGCAATGAGCTGCGTTATATTGCTAATGAATTGGATGGTATAGTGGGAGGAAAGAACACGGTTGTGGCCATAACCATCTGGTCTCACTTCAGCACCTTTCCAGTGGAGGTGTACATAAGGCGCCTTAGGAACATTCGAGCTGCTCTTCTGCGCCTACTAGAGCGCAGTCCAGACACAGCTGTTATCATTCGCTCTGCCAATGTCCAGGAGCTTGGGCCTGAAGTTAGCCTCTTCAATAGTGACTGGTATTCCCTGCAGCTAGACACTGTAATGAGGGCTATGTTTTCTGGACTTCGTATTAAAATTGTGGATGCTTGGGAGATGTCACTCGCACACCATCTGCCACATGCATTACACCCCGACCGCGTCATTGTTAAGAACCAGATAGATGAgtttttgtcatttatttgtcCTAATTGA